A portion of the Ricinus communis isolate WT05 ecotype wild-type chromosome 10, ASM1957865v1, whole genome shotgun sequence genome contains these proteins:
- the LOC8269868 gene encoding inactive glucose-6-phosphate 1-dehydrogenase 4, chloroplastic isoform X2 produces the protein MMAVSFSHSPVFVGNIYSVEGSHVVLCGGAANICRRFHGLKLRILRSLNLLQHNRECRPVKDFGIIKNQDKDHLSNHLETTSTHAGHVSGEGLKINASSVSAASSLKSAPSLAQGHSLNFPIDDGRATSLSVAVIGATGELARGKIFPALFALYYNGFLPEDLAIFGYSRKNLTDEDLRSIIASNLSCRIDDHQNCGDKMDAFLSRTYYLDGGFDNREGMSKLNARMEQIEGGHEANRIFYLSVPQEALLDVASSVADNAQTYRGWNRIIIEKPFGFNAQSSQQITKNLLFKFEEKQLYRIDHLLGRNLIENLTVLRFSNLVFEPLWSRTYIRNVQVLLSEDLSVQTGRYFDGYGIIRDIVHSHIFQTIALLAMEPPISLDGEDIRNEKVKVLRSIRILDPSDVILGQYKAISGDKVDVNLNSLTPTFFAAAFFIDNARWDGVPFLIKTGRGLMKHRLEIRIQFHHVPGNLYRERIGHNIDLATNELILCDAPDEAILVKINNKIPGLGLQLDASELNLLYKDKYNVEVPDSYEHLLLDVIDGDNHLFMRSDELSAAWNILTPILHEIDNKNITPELYEVGGRGPVGAYYLWAKHGVRWADDS, from the exons ATGATGGCGGTTTCTTTTTCACATTCACCG GTCTTTGTTGGCAACATTTATTCTGTGGAAGGTAGTCATGTTGTGCTCTGTGGAGGAGCTGCCAATATCTGCCGAAGGTTCCATGGCTTAAAGCTACGGATACTTAGGAGCCTTAATCTACTACAGCACAACAGAGAATGTAGACCTGTGAAGGACTTTGggattataaaaaatcaagaTAAGGATCACTTGAGCAATCATTTGGAAACAACTTCAACACACGCAGGACATGTTTCTGGAGAAGGCCTGAAGATTAATGCATCCAGTG TGAGTGCAGCTTCTTCTTTAAAGTCTGCTCCGTCTTTGGCACAAGGGCATTCCTTGAATTTTCCCATTGATGATGGTAGAGCAACATCTCTCAGTGTTGCTGTCATAGGAGCTACTGGTGAGTTGGCTAGGGGGAAGATTTTCCCAGCATTATTTGCTCTGTATTACAATGGCTTTCTACCTGAG GATCTAGCTATCTTTGGTTATTCAAGGAAGAATTTGACGGATGAAGATCTGAGATCCATTATAGCTTCAAATTTGTCTTGCCGTATTGATGATCA TCAGAACTGTGGAGACAAAATGGATGCCTTTCTTAGTAGGACATACTACCTTGATGGAGGATTTGACAACAGAGAAGGGATGTCAAAGCTAAATGCTAGAATGGAGCAGATTGAG GGGGGACATGAAGCAAACAGGATTTTCTATCTTTCTGTGCCGCAAGAAGCACTTCTTGATGTTGCATCTTCTGTTGCTGATAATGCTCAAACCTATAGGGGCTGGAATCGTATAATAATAGAGAAACCTTTTGGGTTTAATGCACAATCTTCTCaacaaattacaaaaaatcttcttttcaaatttgagGAGAAACAATTATACAG GATAGATCATCTTTTAGGAAGAAACCTCATTGAGAACCTTACTGTTTTGAGGTTCTCTAATCTAGTTTTTGAGCCATTGTGGAGTCGAACTTATATACGAAATGTACAG GTTCTTTTATCAGAAGACCTCAGTGTGCAGACTGGAAG ATATTTTGATGGTTATGGGATCATTCGAGACATAGTGCATAGTCATATTTTCCAGACAATAGCATTACTTGCTATGGAGCCTCCTATAAGTCTTGATGGTGAAGATATTCGAAATGAGAAG GTCAAGGTTCTAAGGTCCATTCGCATATTGGATCCAAGTGATGTCATCCTTGGGCAATATAAAGCTATCTCCGGAGACAAGGTTGATGTAAATTTAAACAGTTTGACCCCAACATTTTTTGCTGCtgcattttttattgataatgcACGTTGGGATGGTGTGCCTTTTCTGATAAAAACTGGCAGGGGACTCATGAAACACAG ATTGGAGATACGCATACAGTTCCATCACGTCCCTGGAAATCTTTATCGTGAACGCATTGGCCATAACATTGATTTAGCCACCAATGAGCTGATCTTGTGCGATGCACCTGATGAGGCCATCCTAgtcaaaataaacaataagatTCCTGGACTAGGCTTGCAGTTGGATGCTTCTGAACTTAATTTGCTCTACAAGGACAA GTATAACGTGGAGGTGCCTGATTCATACGAACATCTTCTTCTTGATGTCATTGATGGAGACAACCATCTGTTTATGAGAAGTGATGAGCTTTCAGCTGCATGGAACATTCTAACTCCCATTCTTCATGAAATagacaataaaaatatcacaCCAGAGCTTTATGAAGTAGGAGGAAGAGGTCCAGTTGGAGCATACTATCTTTGGGCGAAACATGGGGTTCGATGGGCAGACGATTCTTGA
- the LOC8269867 gene encoding histone chaperone ASF1, with the protein MESERRKRKMENIDEQEKRREEEDDDDDDSDDEEKMKKFFALLRSSKEIRDCIRRDSSRSKEKEEKKVESAAAAWTPSFQPEDFTGNVQEREAGPSKTTEEQEPEREKEKKEEEGGGDISGLDLNLSL; encoded by the coding sequence ATGGAGAGTGAAAGAAGGAAGAGAAAGATGGAGAATATTGAcgaacaagaaaaaagaagagaagaagaagatgacgATGATGATGACAGTGACGATGAAGAGAAGATGAAGAAGTTCTTTGCTTTGTTAAGAAGCtcaaaagaaataagagaTTGTATAAGAAGAGATTCCAGTAGatcaaaagagaaagaggagaAGAAAGTTGAATCAGCTGCAGCAGCTTGGACTCCTTCATTCCAGCCAGAAGATTTTACAGGAAATGTTCAAGAGAGGGAAGCAGGTCCTTCTAAAACAACAGAAGAACAAGAAccagaaagagaaaaagagaagaaagaagaggaaggaGGAGGAGATATTAGTGGCTTAGATTTGAATCTTTCTTTGTAG
- the LOC8269868 gene encoding inactive glucose-6-phosphate 1-dehydrogenase 4, chloroplastic isoform X1 produces the protein MMAVSFSHSPVPISPSSVSSRPIPLCPSTFKVSACSFPVFVGNIYSVEGSHVVLCGGAANICRRFHGLKLRILRSLNLLQHNRECRPVKDFGIIKNQDKDHLSNHLETTSTHAGHVSGEGLKINASSVSAASSLKSAPSLAQGHSLNFPIDDGRATSLSVAVIGATGELARGKIFPALFALYYNGFLPEDLAIFGYSRKNLTDEDLRSIIASNLSCRIDDHQNCGDKMDAFLSRTYYLDGGFDNREGMSKLNARMEQIEGGHEANRIFYLSVPQEALLDVASSVADNAQTYRGWNRIIIEKPFGFNAQSSQQITKNLLFKFEEKQLYRIDHLLGRNLIENLTVLRFSNLVFEPLWSRTYIRNVQVLLSEDLSVQTGRYFDGYGIIRDIVHSHIFQTIALLAMEPPISLDGEDIRNEKVKVLRSIRILDPSDVILGQYKAISGDKVDVNLNSLTPTFFAAAFFIDNARWDGVPFLIKTGRGLMKHRLEIRIQFHHVPGNLYRERIGHNIDLATNELILCDAPDEAILVKINNKIPGLGLQLDASELNLLYKDKYNVEVPDSYEHLLLDVIDGDNHLFMRSDELSAAWNILTPILHEIDNKNITPELYEVGGRGPVGAYYLWAKHGVRWADDS, from the exons ATGATGGCGGTTTCTTTTTCACATTCACCGGTACCCATTTCTCCTTCTTCTGTTAGTAGTAGACCGATCCCACTTTGTCCCAGTACTTTTAAAGTCTCTGCTTGTAGCTTTCCG GTCTTTGTTGGCAACATTTATTCTGTGGAAGGTAGTCATGTTGTGCTCTGTGGAGGAGCTGCCAATATCTGCCGAAGGTTCCATGGCTTAAAGCTACGGATACTTAGGAGCCTTAATCTACTACAGCACAACAGAGAATGTAGACCTGTGAAGGACTTTGggattataaaaaatcaagaTAAGGATCACTTGAGCAATCATTTGGAAACAACTTCAACACACGCAGGACATGTTTCTGGAGAAGGCCTGAAGATTAATGCATCCAGTG TGAGTGCAGCTTCTTCTTTAAAGTCTGCTCCGTCTTTGGCACAAGGGCATTCCTTGAATTTTCCCATTGATGATGGTAGAGCAACATCTCTCAGTGTTGCTGTCATAGGAGCTACTGGTGAGTTGGCTAGGGGGAAGATTTTCCCAGCATTATTTGCTCTGTATTACAATGGCTTTCTACCTGAG GATCTAGCTATCTTTGGTTATTCAAGGAAGAATTTGACGGATGAAGATCTGAGATCCATTATAGCTTCAAATTTGTCTTGCCGTATTGATGATCA TCAGAACTGTGGAGACAAAATGGATGCCTTTCTTAGTAGGACATACTACCTTGATGGAGGATTTGACAACAGAGAAGGGATGTCAAAGCTAAATGCTAGAATGGAGCAGATTGAG GGGGGACATGAAGCAAACAGGATTTTCTATCTTTCTGTGCCGCAAGAAGCACTTCTTGATGTTGCATCTTCTGTTGCTGATAATGCTCAAACCTATAGGGGCTGGAATCGTATAATAATAGAGAAACCTTTTGGGTTTAATGCACAATCTTCTCaacaaattacaaaaaatcttcttttcaaatttgagGAGAAACAATTATACAG GATAGATCATCTTTTAGGAAGAAACCTCATTGAGAACCTTACTGTTTTGAGGTTCTCTAATCTAGTTTTTGAGCCATTGTGGAGTCGAACTTATATACGAAATGTACAG GTTCTTTTATCAGAAGACCTCAGTGTGCAGACTGGAAG ATATTTTGATGGTTATGGGATCATTCGAGACATAGTGCATAGTCATATTTTCCAGACAATAGCATTACTTGCTATGGAGCCTCCTATAAGTCTTGATGGTGAAGATATTCGAAATGAGAAG GTCAAGGTTCTAAGGTCCATTCGCATATTGGATCCAAGTGATGTCATCCTTGGGCAATATAAAGCTATCTCCGGAGACAAGGTTGATGTAAATTTAAACAGTTTGACCCCAACATTTTTTGCTGCtgcattttttattgataatgcACGTTGGGATGGTGTGCCTTTTCTGATAAAAACTGGCAGGGGACTCATGAAACACAG ATTGGAGATACGCATACAGTTCCATCACGTCCCTGGAAATCTTTATCGTGAACGCATTGGCCATAACATTGATTTAGCCACCAATGAGCTGATCTTGTGCGATGCACCTGATGAGGCCATCCTAgtcaaaataaacaataagatTCCTGGACTAGGCTTGCAGTTGGATGCTTCTGAACTTAATTTGCTCTACAAGGACAA GTATAACGTGGAGGTGCCTGATTCATACGAACATCTTCTTCTTGATGTCATTGATGGAGACAACCATCTGTTTATGAGAAGTGATGAGCTTTCAGCTGCATGGAACATTCTAACTCCCATTCTTCATGAAATagacaataaaaatatcacaCCAGAGCTTTATGAAGTAGGAGGAAGAGGTCCAGTTGGAGCATACTATCTTTGGGCGAAACATGGGGTTCGATGGGCAGACGATTCTTGA
- the LOC125368685 gene encoding uncharacterized protein LOC125368685, producing the protein MEKERKMKQGNPAQEEGFAVDDDEKVEKFFSIIRRLRDARDLSTNSLRETEARKRMKKAKKTQTPVWTPSFQLEDFGGLELADITQPTSSNNEQEKKKREELDLNLSL; encoded by the coding sequence ATggaaaaagagaggaaaatgAAGCAAGGCAACCCTGCCCAGGAAGAAGGTTTTgctgttgatgatgatgagaagGTTGAGAAGTTCTTTTCCATAATTAGAAGGCTAAGAGATGCTCGCGATCTCTCGACAAACAGCTTGCGGGAAACGGAGGCGCGCAAGAGAATGAAGAAGGCAAAGAAGACGCAGACACCTGTATGGACTCCGTCATTTCAGCTGGAAGATTTTGGAGGCCTGGAGTTAGCTGATATAACTCAACCAACTTCTTCAAACAAtgaacaagaaaagaagaagagggaaGAGCTAGATCTCAATCTTTCTTTGTAA
- the LOC8269865 gene encoding pentatricopeptide repeat-containing protein At1g56690, mitochondrial translates to MRFLIVPRRTYCVSLSAISSNSQISHFARIGQINRARKIFDELPYKTIISWNAIVAGYFQNKQPREAHDLFNKMPDRNTVSWNGLISGYVKNGMINEAREVFDKMPERNVVSWTAMVRGYIQEGMIKQAESLFWEMPEKNVVSWTVMLGGLIEDGRVNEAIKLYDLMPLKDVVARTNMIGGLCMEGRLSEAREIFDEMPKRNVVAWTTMISGYAMNNKVDVARKLFEVMPDKNEVTWTAMLMGYTRSGRIKEAAELFEAMPMKPVPACNEMIIGFGQSGEVGKAKWTFDQMREKDDGTWSAMIKVYERKGLELEALDLFRLMQREGVRPNFPSIISILSVCGSLASLDYGRQVHTQLVRSQFDFDVYVSSVLITMYIKCGDLVKAKRVFDRFSMKDTVMWNSIITGYAQHGLGEEALEVFFEMLSSGISPDEITFIGVLTACSYSGKVKEGLEIFESMQSRYLVDQRTEHYACMVDLLGRAGRLNEAMSLIEKMPVEADAIVWGALLGGCRTHMKLDLAEVAARKLLELEPENAGPHILLSNIYASQGRWGDVAELRKSMRANKVSKSPGCSWIEVEKKVYMFTGGDSRGHPEHSMILGMLEKLGGLLRETGYCPDGSFVLHDVDEEEKVQSLRYHSEKLAVAYGLLKVPEGMPIRVMKNLRVCGDCHSAIKLIAKVTGREIILRDANRFHHFKDGSCSCRDYW, encoded by the coding sequence aTGCGGTTTTTGATTGTCCCACGTAGAACATACTGCGTAAGTTTATCGGCAATATCATCCAATTCTCAGATTTCCCATTTCGCTCGTATCGGCCAAATTAATAGAGCTCGAAAGATATTTGATGAATTGCCTTATAAAACCATCATTTCTTGGAATGCCATTGTTGCCGGTTACTTCCAAAACAAGCAGCCCCGTGAAGCCCATGATCTGTTTAATAAAATGCCTGATAGAAACACGGTTTCTTGGAATGGGTTGATTTCTGGGTATGTTAAGAATGGGATGATTAATGAAGCAAGAGAAGTGTTTGATAAAATGCCCGAGAGAAATGTTGTTTCATGGACAGCTATGGTTAGGGGGTATATCCAAGAGGGAATGATAAAGCAAGCAgaatcacttttttgggaaaTGCCTGAGAAGAATGTTGTTTCTTGGACTGTGATGTTAGGTGGATTGATTGAAGATGGACGTGTTAATGAAGCAATAAAGCTTTATGATTTGATGCCGCTGAAGGATGTTGTTGCTAGGACTAATATGATTGGCGGGTTGTGTATGGAAGGAAGATTAAGTGAAGCAAGAGAAATTTTTGATGAGATGCCAAAAAGGAATGTGGTTGCTTGGACTACTATGATTAGTGGGTATGCAATGAATAACAAGGTGGATGTAGCTAGGAAGTTGTTTGAAGTAATGCCGGATAAGAATGAGGTGACTTGGACAGCAATGTTGATGGGTTATACGCGGAGTGGGAGGATCAAGGAAGCTGCTGAACTTTTTGAGGCAATGCCTATGAAGCCGGTTCCTGCATGCAATGAGATGATTATAGGTTTTGGACAGAGTGGAGAGGTGGGGAAAGCAAAGTGGACATTTGATCAGATGAGGGAGAAGGATGATGGTACATGGAGTGCAATGATAAAGGTATATGAGAGAAAAGGGTTGGAATTGGAAGCACTTGATTTGTTTAGATTGATGCAGAGAGAGGGAGTTAGGCCGAATTTTCCATCTATAATAAGCATTCTTTCAGTTTGTGGTAGCTTGGCAAGCCTGGATTATGGTAGACAGGTCCATACACAGTTGGTGAGATCCCAGTTTGATTTTGATGTATATGTTTCCTCAGTTTTGATTACAATGTATATTAAGTGTGGCGATCTTGTGAAGGCTAAGAGGGTGTTTGATAGGTTTTCCATGAAGGATACTGTTATGTGGAATTCAATTATTACAGGTTATGCACAGCATGGCTTAGGAGAGGAAGCTTTGGAAGTTTTCTTTGAGATGCTCTCTTCTGGCATTTCACCTGATGAGATTACCTTTATTGGAGTTTTAACAGCGTGTAGTTACAGTGGGAAGGTCAAAGAAGGCCTTGAGATTTTTGAATCAATGCAATCCAGATATCTTGTAGATCAGAGAACTGAGCATTATGCTTGCATGGTTGATCTTCTTGGCCGTGCAGGAAGGTTAAATGAGGCAATGAGTTTAATTGAAAAGATGCCAGTGGAAGCTGATGCTATTGTTTGGGGAGCTTTATTAGGTGGGTGTAGAACACACATGAAATTGGATTTGGCTGAAGTTGCGGCAAGGAAACTTCTAGAGCTTGAGCCAGAAAATGCTGGGCCTCATATCTTGCTATCAAATATTTATGCATCCCAAGGTAGATGGGGAGATGTTGCAGAGTTGAGAAAATCCATGAGAGCAAATAAAGTTAGCAAATCACCTGGTTGTAGTTGGATTGAAGTAgagaaaaaagtatatatgttCACTGGTGGAGATAGCAGGGGTCATCCTGAGCATTCAATGATACTGGGAATGCTGGAGAAATTAGGTGGATTATTAAGAGAAACTGGATATTGTCCTGATGGTAGCTTTGTGCTGCATGATGTGGATGAGGAAGAAAAGGTTCAGAGCTTACGATATCACAGTGAGAAATTGGCTGTGGCTTATGGACTTCTGAAGGTCCCAGAAGGGATGCCCATTCGTGTCATGAAAAACCTACGGGTTTGTGGGGATTGCCATTCtgcaattaaattaatagctAAAGTGACTGGTAGAGAGATTATTCTGAGGGATGCTAATAGATTCCATCATTTCAAGGATGGTTCATGTTCTTGCCGAGACTACTGGTGA